One window of the Candidatus Jettenia sp. genome contains the following:
- a CDS encoding septum formation initiator family protein yields the protein MQDGKVNREGDEHPSQSSLPGEGPNTISPSMKEKFAELSGEDTTVKDSLEINSEKNTYFARLLLMIGITSCVVILFSSIISKVRQERYRMLEEKKTLEKQAAQLETSSSQLENEYSALKNDPIRIEKEAREQYGFIKPDEILYTKYNFRIKSITKKEPVKEVTQNRWKVFFFEGPFRWQLPALIILLATAFYIISYHYEYRKLHKSNR from the coding sequence ATGCAAGATGGTAAAGTAAACAGAGAAGGAGATGAACACCCCTCTCAATCTTCCCTTCCTGGAGAAGGGCCGAATACCATTTCCCCTTCCATGAAAGAGAAATTTGCAGAACTTTCAGGTGAAGATACAACAGTAAAAGATAGTTTAGAAATTAACTCAGAAAAAAATACGTATTTTGCCAGGTTACTCCTGATGATAGGTATTACATCGTGTGTGGTAATTCTCTTTTCTTCAATAATCAGCAAGGTTCGGCAGGAAAGATACCGTATGTTAGAAGAGAAGAAGACGCTTGAAAAACAAGCTGCACAGCTAGAGACCAGCAGCTCTCAGCTTGAGAACGAGTACTCTGCCCTGAAAAACGACCCGATTCGTATTGAAAAAGAAGCTCGTGAGCAATATGGGTTTATAAAACCTGATGAAATACTCTATACAAAATATAATTTTCGCATTAAAAGTATTACCAAAAAAGAACCCGTAAAGGAAGTAACTCAAAATCGATGGAAGGTATTTTTCTTTGAAGGACCTTTTCGATGGCAATTGCCAGCCTTGATTATTCTCCTTGCAACAGCTTTTTATATAATCTCCTATCACTATGAATATAGAAAACTACATAAATCAAACCGTTAA